One Streptomyces sp. SAI-135 DNA segment encodes these proteins:
- the hemA gene encoding 5-aminolevulinate synthase, which translates to MTQHLDFFASEMREFADSKRSFLEIGRRAGRFPSATARTAGDGRDLDISVWCSNDYLGMGQHPAVLDAMRTALDAFGAGSGGSRNIGGTNHYHVLLENELAALHGKESALIFSSGYTANDGALSVLAGRMPGTLVFSDELNHASIIDGLRHSRAEKRIFRHNDVAHLEELLAAADPERPKMIVLESVYSMSGDVAPLKDISALARRYGATTFIDEVHAVGMYGPEGAGIAAREGIADEFTVVMGTLAKGFGTSGGYIAGPAPLIDAVRSFSRSFIFTTSLPPALAAGALAAVRHLRASEEERDRLRDNARLLHRLLDERGIPYISPMSHIVSVFVGDDALCRRASALLLERHGIYVQAINAPSVRAGEEILRVAPSATHTTSDVEKFAEALGGIWQELDIARTRTAHTL; encoded by the coding sequence ATGACCCAGCATCTGGACTTCTTTGCGAGCGAGATGAGGGAGTTCGCCGACAGCAAGCGGTCCTTCCTGGAGATCGGCCGCCGCGCAGGGCGGTTCCCCAGCGCCACGGCCCGGACCGCGGGCGACGGCCGCGACCTCGACATCAGCGTCTGGTGCAGCAACGACTACCTCGGCATGGGACAGCACCCCGCCGTGCTCGATGCGATGCGCACCGCCCTCGACGCGTTCGGCGCGGGCTCCGGCGGCTCGCGCAACATCGGCGGCACCAACCACTACCACGTCCTGCTGGAGAACGAACTCGCGGCGCTGCACGGCAAGGAGAGCGCCCTGATCTTCAGCTCCGGCTACACCGCGAACGACGGCGCGCTGTCCGTCCTGGCCGGGCGGATGCCCGGCACGCTGGTCTTCTCCGACGAGCTGAACCACGCCTCCATCATCGACGGGCTGCGCCACAGCCGCGCCGAGAAGCGCATCTTCCGCCACAACGACGTGGCACACCTGGAAGAACTGCTCGCCGCCGCCGACCCCGAGCGGCCCAAGATGATCGTCCTGGAGTCGGTGTACTCGATGTCCGGCGACGTGGCCCCGCTGAAGGACATCTCCGCCCTCGCCCGGCGCTACGGCGCGACGACGTTCATCGACGAGGTGCACGCGGTCGGCATGTACGGACCCGAGGGTGCCGGGATCGCCGCCCGCGAGGGCATCGCCGACGAGTTCACCGTCGTCATGGGCACGCTGGCCAAGGGGTTCGGCACCTCCGGGGGTTACATCGCCGGACCCGCCCCGCTGATCGACGCGGTCCGCAGCTTCTCGCGCTCGTTCATCTTCACCACCTCGCTGCCCCCGGCGCTGGCCGCAGGCGCGCTCGCCGCCGTCCGTCACCTGCGCGCGAGCGAGGAGGAGCGGGACCGGCTCCGGGACAACGCCAGGTTGCTGCACCGCCTGCTGGACGAGCGGGGCATCCCCTACATCTCGCCGATGTCGCACATCGTGTCCGTCTTCGTCGGCGACGACGCCCTGTGCCGACGGGCCTCCGCCCTCCTGCTGGAGCGGCACGGCATCTACGTCCAGGCCATCAACGCGCCCAGTGTCCGGGCCGGCGAGGAGATCCTGCGGGTCGCGCCCTCGGCCACCCACACCACCAGTGACGTGGAGAAGTTCGCCGAGGCGCTCGGCGGCATCTGGCAGGAGCTGGACATCGCCAGGACGCGGACCGCGCACACCCTGTGA
- a CDS encoding long-chain fatty acid--CoA ligase, whose product MSLSVAAILADSATRRPDHPAVVFGDERVTYERLWQRARKYAAALAGLGVGPGDRVALLIGNSPEFPAVHFGALTCGAVVVPVHALLKASEIDYVLRDCGASVLVCEGALLTEGAPGAELAGVPLVTVLAPRAADAPRLDALADRAEPADGWTPREPGDLAVVLYTSGTTGRPKGAMLTHRNIVSNVEVGVVSPFDFRPADVLLGCLPLFHTFGLVCAMSTCFRAGATMVLMERFDAEPALELMIRHGCTVFMGVPTMYLALLEAARHEPRRPPLDRAYSGGSALPVKVLDEVERTFGCPVYEGYGLTETSPVVAYNQKAWPTRPGTVGMPIRGVEAEIARADVEGRIELVAAGTVGEIVVRGHNVMAGYLGRPEATAEVLVDGWFRSGDLGVKDEDGYLSVVDRKKDMVVRGGYNVYPREIEEVLVHHPAVAQVAVIGLPDERYGEEVCAVVVARPGVTAGPPLAQRIVAWSRERLAAYKYPRRVEFVDSFPLGPSGKVLKRELAALVGGGSAASDR is encoded by the coding sequence ATGTCCCTGTCGGTGGCGGCGATCCTCGCCGATTCCGCGACCCGGCGCCCGGACCACCCGGCTGTCGTGTTCGGTGACGAGCGGGTGACGTACGAGCGGCTGTGGCAACGCGCCAGGAAGTACGCTGCGGCCCTGGCCGGTCTCGGCGTCGGTCCGGGGGACCGAGTGGCGCTGCTGATCGGGAACTCGCCCGAGTTCCCGGCCGTCCACTTCGGGGCGCTGACGTGCGGCGCGGTCGTGGTCCCCGTGCACGCGCTGCTCAAGGCGTCCGAGATCGACTACGTGCTGCGCGACTGCGGCGCCTCGGTCCTGGTGTGCGAGGGGGCGCTGCTGACCGAGGGCGCGCCGGGCGCGGAGCTCGCCGGGGTGCCGCTGGTCACGGTACTGGCGCCGCGGGCCGCGGACGCGCCCCGGCTGGACGCGCTGGCCGACCGGGCGGAGCCGGCCGACGGCTGGACGCCGCGCGAGCCGGGCGACCTCGCGGTGGTCCTCTACACCTCGGGCACCACCGGCCGCCCCAAGGGTGCGATGCTGACGCACCGCAACATCGTGAGCAACGTCGAGGTCGGTGTGGTCTCGCCGTTCGACTTCCGGCCCGCCGACGTACTGCTCGGCTGCCTGCCGCTGTTCCACACCTTCGGGCTGGTCTGCGCGATGAGCACCTGCTTCCGGGCCGGGGCGACCATGGTGCTGATGGAGCGGTTCGACGCCGAGCCCGCCCTCGAGCTGATGATCCGCCACGGCTGCACGGTGTTCATGGGCGTACCCACGATGTACCTGGCGCTGCTCGAGGCGGCGCGGCACGAACCCCGGCGGCCCCCGCTCGACCGGGCCTACTCCGGTGGCTCCGCGCTGCCGGTCAAGGTGCTCGACGAGGTCGAGCGGACCTTCGGCTGCCCGGTGTACGAGGGCTACGGACTCACCGAGACGTCCCCTGTGGTGGCGTACAACCAAAAGGCCTGGCCGACCCGGCCGGGCACGGTGGGGATGCCGATCCGGGGTGTCGAGGCCGAGATCGCACGGGCCGACGTGGAGGGCCGGATCGAACTCGTGGCGGCGGGCACGGTGGGCGAGATCGTGGTCCGCGGCCACAACGTGATGGCCGGGTACCTGGGGCGCCCCGAGGCGACCGCCGAGGTGCTGGTGGACGGCTGGTTCCGGTCGGGCGACCTCGGTGTCAAGGACGAGGACGGCTATCTGTCGGTGGTGGACCGCAAGAAGGACATGGTGGTGCGCGGCGGCTACAACGTGTACCCGCGCGAGATCGAGGAGGTACTCGTGCACCACCCGGCCGTCGCGCAGGTCGCGGTCATCGGCCTGCCCGACGAGCGGTACGGCGAGGAGGTGTGCGCGGTGGTCGTGGCGCGGCCCGGCGTGACGGCCGGGCCGCCGCTCGCCCAGCGGATCGTGGCCTGGAGCCGGGAACGTCTCGCCGCCTACAAGTACCCCCGACGAGTGGAGTTCGTCGACTCCTTCCCGCTCGGACCCAGTGGAAAGGTCCTCAAGCGCGAGCTGGCGGCCCTGGTCGGTGGCGGCTCAGCGGCTTCTGACCGATAG
- a CDS encoding DHA2 family efflux MFS transporter permease subunit: MSKDNAAPPVAADDSDRIGPDLWWLTGILVLGGFATLLDSTIVNVAVGTLAKEFDAELSAVQWSVTGYLLALCMTIPLSGWAIERFGAKQTWLFSQVVFLAGSLLAGLSWSVESLILFRVLQGIGGGLVMPVGQSLLAQAAGTKRLGRLMGIVSIPAMFAPVVGPTLGGVVIDDIGWRWIFYLNLPLGLITIALSLMKISNVVVPGRSRLDVLGLVLLAPGLGAFLYGLSEVGEEGGFGNGRTLAGLIAGVLLIAAFSVHALRTRFAPLMDLRLLRERNFTSGTAATFFLSMAMFGAMIPLPLYFQLVRGADVMESGLLLMPQSIGYFLAIVVVGRLTAMYGARSVSIGGVVLAAVATLPFGLITADSSKVLLCSSMVIRGFGFGAAMLPCMTTAYSNLEAATVPHATSAFNIFQRIGASVGTAALAVVLQQRATTELDGRAAGLTQVLPDSDIAHSLSGAFSTTFWWALGLTVLALLPCMVLPSRQPHEAPSPAAEPAQLGEAAV, from the coding sequence ATGAGCAAGGACAACGCGGCGCCGCCGGTGGCCGCGGACGACTCCGACCGCATCGGCCCCGATCTGTGGTGGCTCACCGGCATCCTGGTGCTGGGCGGGTTCGCCACCCTCCTGGACAGCACGATCGTGAACGTCGCCGTCGGTACGCTCGCCAAGGAGTTCGACGCCGAACTGTCCGCCGTCCAGTGGTCCGTGACCGGCTATCTGCTGGCTCTGTGCATGACCATCCCACTCAGTGGCTGGGCCATCGAGCGTTTCGGCGCCAAGCAGACCTGGCTCTTCTCCCAGGTGGTTTTCCTCGCCGGTTCGTTGCTCGCGGGGCTGTCCTGGTCGGTGGAGAGCCTGATCCTCTTCCGCGTGCTCCAGGGCATCGGGGGCGGTCTGGTGATGCCGGTCGGTCAGTCGCTGCTGGCGCAGGCCGCGGGCACCAAGCGGCTGGGCAGGCTGATGGGCATCGTCTCCATCCCGGCCATGTTCGCCCCGGTCGTCGGACCGACGCTCGGCGGAGTCGTCATCGACGACATCGGCTGGCGCTGGATCTTCTACCTCAACCTGCCCCTCGGCCTGATCACCATCGCGCTGTCCCTGATGAAGATCAGCAACGTGGTCGTGCCCGGCCGCTCCCGCCTGGACGTGCTGGGTCTGGTCCTGCTGGCGCCCGGCCTCGGGGCCTTCCTGTACGGCCTGTCGGAGGTCGGTGAGGAGGGCGGCTTCGGCAACGGCCGCACGCTCGCCGGACTGATCGCCGGTGTCCTGCTGATCGCGGCCTTCAGCGTGCACGCGCTGCGGACCCGCTTCGCGCCGCTGATGGACCTGCGGCTGCTGCGGGAGCGCAACTTCACCAGTGGCACGGCCGCGACGTTCTTCCTCAGCATGGCGATGTTCGGCGCCATGATCCCTCTGCCGCTGTACTTCCAACTCGTGCGCGGCGCGGACGTGATGGAGTCGGGTCTGCTGCTGATGCCGCAGAGCATCGGCTACTTCCTCGCCATCGTGGTGGTCGGCCGGCTCACCGCCATGTACGGTGCGCGGTCGGTCTCGATCGGCGGTGTCGTCCTCGCGGCCGTCGCGACCCTTCCGTTCGGTCTGATCACCGCCGACAGCAGCAAGGTCCTGCTCTGCTCGTCGATGGTGATCCGTGGCTTCGGCTTCGGCGCGGCCATGCTCCCCTGCATGACCACCGCCTACTCGAACCTCGAGGCCGCCACGGTGCCGCACGCGACCAGCGCCTTCAACATCTTCCAGCGGATCGGCGCCTCGGTGGGCACGGCCGCGCTCGCGGTGGTGCTCCAGCAGCGCGCGACCACCGAACTGGACGGCCGCGCCGCCGGGTTGACCCAGGTGCTGCCGGACAGCGACATCGCGCACTCCTTGTCGGGGGCCTTCTCCACGACGTTCTGGTGGGCGCTGGGGCTGACGGTCCTCGCCCTGCTGCCGTGCATGGTGCTGCCGAGCAGGCAGCCGCACGAAGCGCCGTCGCCGGCTGCCGAGCCCGCGCAGCTCGGCGAAGCCGCCGTCTGA
- a CDS encoding chorismate mutase, which translates to MSGVRSAEERVTRQHEYIGELDRSLIDLVVRRSEAAAELASLSRRLGSPGVELARENAVLRLYHSALGRPGTSLALLLLGLGRRETLPAGEEEAHD; encoded by the coding sequence GTGAGCGGGGTGCGGTCGGCCGAGGAGCGGGTGACGCGGCAGCACGAGTACATCGGGGAGCTGGACCGGTCGCTGATCGATCTCGTCGTCCGGCGCAGCGAGGCCGCGGCGGAACTCGCCTCGCTGAGCCGCCGGCTCGGCTCGCCCGGTGTGGAACTGGCCCGGGAGAACGCCGTACTGCGCCTCTACCACTCGGCGCTCGGCCGCCCGGGCACCTCGCTGGCGCTGCTGCTGCTGGGTCTGGGGCGGCGTGAAACCCTGCCGGCGGGCGAGGAGGAGGCGCACGACTGA
- a CDS encoding MaoC/PaaZ C-terminal domain-containing protein: MSVFSPASAEVGTELPELPGVRVTRTLLALFAGASGDHNPIHIDSDAARAAGLDDVIAHGMLSMALLGRLLTTWVPVQDLLSFKVRFSAPTPVHAVLRCTARVTAIDEDEGVRRARLSVTVRIEDGPVTVRGEACVRLPDHRAER; the protein is encoded by the coding sequence ATGAGCGTGTTCTCCCCCGCCTCGGCCGAGGTCGGCACCGAACTGCCCGAACTTCCGGGCGTGCGGGTCACGCGGACGCTGCTGGCGTTGTTCGCGGGCGCGTCCGGTGACCACAACCCGATCCACATCGACTCGGACGCGGCCCGTGCGGCCGGTCTGGACGACGTGATCGCGCACGGCATGCTGTCCATGGCGCTGCTGGGCCGTCTGCTGACGACCTGGGTACCGGTCCAGGACCTGCTGTCGTTCAAGGTCCGCTTCTCGGCGCCCACCCCGGTCCACGCCGTGCTGCGCTGCACGGCCCGCGTCACCGCGATCGACGAGGACGAGGGGGTGCGCCGGGCCCGGCTGTCCGTCACCGTACGGATCGAGGACGGTCCGGTCACCGTGCGCGGCGAGGCCTGCGTACGCCTCCCGGACCACAGGGCGGAGCGGTGA
- a CDS encoding MaoC family dehydratase N-terminal domain-containing protein, with protein MIDTAFVGSRSVPFTADVERGRLRMFNEVVGAPGAEFTDLDAARRAGHPDLPVPPTFLFGLDLADPSDLLAEMGVDLDRVLHVEQGFVYHRPAYAGQTLTFAPVITDIRARGALEFVVRDTAVTGPGGEPVADLHQVIAVRPASRGGEGA; from the coding sequence GTGATCGACACGGCGTTCGTGGGCAGCAGGTCCGTGCCCTTCACGGCGGACGTGGAGCGCGGCAGGCTGCGGATGTTCAACGAGGTCGTGGGGGCGCCCGGGGCGGAGTTCACCGACCTGGACGCCGCCCGGCGGGCCGGGCACCCGGACCTGCCGGTGCCGCCGACCTTCCTGTTCGGCCTCGACCTCGCGGACCCGTCGGATCTCCTGGCCGAGATGGGCGTGGACCTCGACCGGGTGCTCCACGTGGAGCAGGGCTTCGTCTACCACCGCCCGGCGTACGCGGGCCAGACCCTCACCTTCGCGCCGGTCATCACGGACATCAGGGCCCGCGGGGCACTGGAGTTCGTGGTGCGCGACACGGCGGTGACGGGTCCCGGCGGGGAGCCGGTGGCGGACCTGCACCAGGTGATCGCGGTACGGCCGGCGAGCCGGGGCGGGGAGGGGGCATGA
- a CDS encoding class I adenylate-forming enzyme family protein codes for MAAATDFDSWLAALLSDRERFDEVWAHGETVVTRHRLRAGTERAAAALGAHGVRGGSTVAVQVPPSFTLLWSVFALWSAGAQVMLFDPRLTAAETTRLLELCEPQFHLTSSRGGRPMAVFRDECEVVVERRRTGRPAQSDHALLQFSSGSTGLPKVIGRSGRSLLAEVERFADLPDMPKRGENLLLLSSLMHSFGLIGGVLHALSAGVALHFAARPQPFELLKLMAERPVDAVFGVPVHFDLLSRTAAPPPLPALRLAVSGGEMLSGEVFDRFARRYGVRVGQAYGMTEAGIIATDLTGRHGPPVVGLPAPGVETAVVDGTLRVRLAEDPYLHTDRAERFTDGWLNTYDRCRAQPGSGVLEINGRADSVVAVGGLKVDLTEVEAVLAGHPEVGEAVVVFGEAIEAHVVVKGSLGKSALLDWCRGRLSAHKIPKVFHFSAAALPRTSNGKLIRNRELLHAAREKGRQAVIR; via the coding sequence ATGGCTGCCGCCACGGACTTCGACTCCTGGCTCGCCGCTCTCCTGTCGGACCGGGAACGTTTCGACGAGGTGTGGGCCCACGGGGAGACCGTGGTGACCCGGCACCGGCTGCGCGCCGGGACCGAGCGCGCGGCTGCGGCCCTCGGGGCGCACGGCGTCAGGGGCGGCAGCACGGTCGCCGTCCAGGTACCGCCGAGCTTCACCCTGCTGTGGTCGGTGTTCGCGCTGTGGTCGGCGGGCGCGCAGGTGATGCTGTTCGACCCGCGGTTGACGGCCGCCGAGACGACCCGGCTGCTGGAGCTGTGCGAGCCGCAGTTCCATCTGACCTCCTCCCGTGGGGGCCGGCCCATGGCCGTCTTCCGGGACGAGTGCGAGGTGGTCGTGGAGCGTCGCCGGACCGGCCGGCCGGCGCAGAGCGACCACGCGCTGCTCCAGTTCAGTTCGGGTTCGACCGGGCTGCCCAAGGTGATCGGCCGGTCCGGGCGGTCGCTGCTCGCGGAGGTGGAGCGGTTCGCCGACCTGCCCGACATGCCCAAGCGGGGCGAGAACCTGCTGCTGCTCAGCTCGTTGATGCACTCCTTCGGGCTGATCGGGGGTGTGCTGCATGCCCTGTCGGCCGGGGTGGCGCTGCACTTCGCGGCCCGCCCGCAGCCCTTCGAGCTGCTGAAGCTGATGGCGGAGCGTCCGGTGGACGCGGTGTTCGGGGTGCCGGTCCACTTCGACCTGCTGAGCCGGACGGCCGCGCCGCCACCGCTGCCCGCGCTGCGGCTCGCGGTCTCCGGCGGCGAGATGCTGTCGGGTGAGGTCTTCGACCGGTTCGCGCGGCGCTACGGCGTCCGGGTGGGCCAGGCGTACGGGATGACCGAGGCCGGGATCATCGCCACCGACCTGACGGGACGTCATGGCCCGCCCGTGGTGGGGCTTCCGGCGCCCGGCGTCGAGACGGCCGTGGTCGACGGGACCCTGCGGGTGCGCCTGGCGGAGGACCCCTATCTGCACACGGACCGCGCCGAGCGGTTCACGGACGGCTGGCTCAACACGTACGACCGGTGCCGGGCGCAGCCGGGTTCGGGGGTCCTGGAGATCAACGGGCGGGCCGACTCGGTGGTCGCCGTCGGAGGGCTGAAGGTCGATCTCACGGAGGTCGAGGCGGTGCTCGCCGGCCATCCCGAGGTCGGTGAGGCCGTTGTGGTCTTCGGCGAGGCGATCGAGGCGCATGTGGTGGTCAAGGGGTCGCTCGGCAAGAGCGCGTTGCTGGACTGGTGCCGGGGCCGGCTCAGCGCGCACAAGATTCCCAAGGTGTTCCACTTCAGCGCGGCGGCGCTGCCGCGCACCAGCAACGGGAAGCTGATCCGCAACCGCGAACTGCTGCACGCGGCGCGGGAGAAGGGCCGTCAGGCGGTGATCCGGTGA
- a CDS encoding 3-dehydroquinate synthase II: MKFAWVDLRSVAADRRESIVDATVHARLAGVLDDRLETLALLPPTVQKLLVTEDGATLAPEAADVADVVLTRIGTMAELDKLKLSAADRPDRCGAFVEVVDDPTLRVACAAAQALEYTVVKFRDPTKIPLEIVIAAADKSPGRLICEAGSLEEAGIIVDVLEKGSDGLLLAPEDANDIFGLTTLLASSTPDLDLTTLTVESIEHNGLGDRVCVDTCTHFEKDEGILVGSYAHGFVLCVSETHPLPYMPTRPFRVNAGALHSYVLGADNRTNYLSELKAGSTVLGVTADGRTRRIVVGRVKLESRPLLTVRARSESGVEVSLTLQDDWHVRVLGPGATVLNCTELKPGDKLLGYLATDKRHVGWPVGEFCIEK; the protein is encoded by the coding sequence GTGAAATTCGCTTGGGTTGATCTCCGCTCCGTCGCCGCCGACCGGCGGGAGTCGATCGTCGACGCCACGGTCCATGCCCGGCTGGCCGGTGTGCTGGACGACCGGCTGGAGACACTCGCGCTCCTGCCGCCGACGGTGCAGAAGCTGCTGGTCACCGAGGACGGCGCGACGCTCGCGCCGGAGGCCGCCGACGTCGCCGACGTGGTGCTGACCCGGATCGGGACCATGGCGGAGCTGGACAAGCTGAAGCTGTCGGCGGCGGACCGGCCCGACCGCTGCGGCGCGTTCGTCGAGGTGGTCGACGACCCGACGCTGCGGGTGGCGTGCGCTGCCGCGCAGGCGCTGGAGTACACGGTGGTCAAGTTCCGCGACCCCACGAAGATCCCGCTGGAGATCGTGATCGCCGCGGCCGACAAGTCCCCGGGGCGCCTGATCTGCGAGGCGGGCAGCCTGGAGGAGGCCGGCATCATCGTCGACGTTCTGGAGAAGGGCTCGGACGGTCTGCTGCTGGCCCCCGAGGACGCCAACGACATCTTCGGTCTGACGACGCTGCTGGCCAGCAGCACCCCCGACCTGGACCTGACCACGCTGACCGTGGAGTCCATCGAGCACAACGGGCTCGGCGACCGGGTGTGCGTCGACACCTGCACGCACTTCGAGAAGGACGAGGGCATCCTGGTCGGCTCGTACGCGCACGGCTTCGTGCTGTGCGTGAGCGAGACGCACCCGCTGCCGTACATGCCGACCAGGCCGTTCCGGGTGAACGCCGGCGCGCTGCACTCGTACGTGCTGGGCGCGGACAACCGGACGAACTACCTCAGCGAGCTCAAGGCGGGCAGCACGGTCCTCGGTGTCACCGCCGACGGGCGGACCCGGCGGATCGTGGTGGGCCGGGTGAAGCTGGAGTCGCGTCCGCTGCTGACGGTCCGGGCGCGTTCGGAGAGCGGTGTCGAGGTCAGTCTGACGCTCCAGGACGACTGGCACGTACGGGTCCTCGGTCCGGGCGCGACGGTGCTGAACTGCACCGAGCTGAAGCCCGGCGACAAGCTGCTGGGCTACCTCGCCACCGACAAGCGGCACGTCGGATGGCCGGTGGGCGAGTTCTGCATCGAGAAGTGA
- a CDS encoding 2-amino-3,7-dideoxy-D-threo-hept-6-ulosonate synthase, with amino-acid sequence MTARSDGLAVRLARLSRHRDGRFLFVPMDHSVADGPIVDAARFNGLVGDVVAGGADAIVVHKGRARTVDPRLLRECALVVHLSASTPHALDGDAKVLVGDVEEAVRLGADAVSVHVNIGSDSEAAQLSDLGSVAEACQRWNVPLLAMAYPRGPRVTDPHDPALLAHVVNVAADLGATLVKTSWPRPFERLAEIVESCPIPVLLAGGPAGTALNEFAAAAMAAGAGGLAVGRGVFQHPEPVKAVRELASVIHGLPDSAELLTGRVPAVVR; translated from the coding sequence ATGACTGCACGGTCCGACGGGCTCGCCGTTCGGCTGGCCCGGCTCTCCCGGCACCGGGACGGGCGCTTCCTCTTCGTGCCGATGGACCACTCGGTGGCCGACGGGCCGATCGTCGACGCCGCCCGATTCAACGGGCTGGTGGGCGACGTGGTGGCCGGCGGCGCCGACGCGATCGTCGTGCACAAGGGCCGGGCCAGAACGGTCGATCCCCGGCTGCTGCGCGAGTGCGCCCTCGTCGTCCACCTCAGCGCGAGCACCCCGCACGCGCTCGACGGTGACGCCAAGGTCCTGGTCGGCGACGTCGAGGAGGCGGTCCGGCTGGGCGCCGACGCGGTGAGCGTCCACGTCAACATCGGCTCCGACAGCGAGGCGGCGCAGCTCTCCGACCTCGGCTCGGTCGCCGAGGCCTGCCAGCGCTGGAACGTCCCGCTGCTGGCCATGGCCTACCCGCGCGGCCCGCGCGTCACCGATCCGCACGACCCGGCACTGCTCGCCCACGTGGTGAACGTGGCCGCCGACCTCGGCGCCACCCTCGTCAAGACCTCGTGGCCGCGGCCGTTCGAGCGGCTCGCCGAGATCGTCGAGAGCTGCCCCATACCGGTGCTGCTCGCGGGCGGTCCCGCGGGCACCGCGCTCAACGAGTTCGCCGCTGCCGCGATGGCCGCCGGAGCAGGCGGCCTCGCCGTCGGCCGCGGCGTCTTCCAGCACCCCGAGCCCGTCAAGGCGGTCCGTGAACTCGCCTCGGTGATCCACGGGTTGCCCGACTCCGCGGAGCTGCTCACCGGCCGGGTCCCGGCCGTCGTGCGGTGA
- a CDS encoding phosphopantetheine-binding protein, producing MHEETRAFVLTVVRDVINLPLPDRVDDSTPLGDAGLGLESLATIELMLQLEGEYDIELPESEIDPAVVSTLGELVAVVVERRSRVAAGGAAQ from the coding sequence ATGCATGAGGAAACCCGCGCGTTCGTCCTGACCGTGGTGCGCGACGTGATCAACCTGCCCCTCCCGGACCGTGTCGACGACAGCACCCCCCTCGGTGACGCCGGCCTCGGCCTGGAATCCCTCGCCACCATCGAGCTGATGCTCCAGCTGGAGGGCGAGTACGACATCGAGCTGCCGGAGTCGGAGATCGATCCCGCGGTCGTCTCCACGCTCGGCGAACTCGTCGCGGTGGTGGTCGAGCGCCGTTCCCGCGTGGCCGCCGGAGGGGCCGCTCAGTGA
- a CDS encoding beta-ketoacyl-[acyl-carrier-protein] synthase family protein — translation MTHEVAITGFGVFTAFGFGAQALRDGVFAGRPGFSPVTRFDPAPYRAAYAGTYEGDGPSVPDVPVKPGYTPAQADVLDACAAEALRMADTDAAGAPVLLGTNGDYAAARSFWEDSAAGHRPADRRMLDSLPARLAHRLGERHGLGGSRLAFVNACVASTNAIAHGAALVASGAAHTVVCGGAYLVTEDVFAKFDSGKALSRRDRVRPFAADRDGLLQGDGVAVLVLEDAARARARGAEVQARVAGWGMAADAHHVIQPHPQGLGLAAAAGAALRRAGIPPESLGYVNAHGTGTPLNDVAETAALHRILGPHTGSVPVSSTKSSTGHMLEATGAVEAVITLLALRDGVLPPTAGLTEPDPACDLEHIPSVARPSEARYALSLNAAFGGVNAALVLERP, via the coding sequence ATGACGCATGAGGTGGCGATCACCGGGTTCGGCGTGTTCACCGCGTTCGGGTTCGGGGCCCAGGCCCTGCGCGACGGCGTGTTCGCCGGACGGCCCGGATTCTCGCCGGTCACCCGCTTCGACCCGGCCCCCTACCGGGCCGCGTACGCCGGGACCTACGAGGGCGACGGGCCGTCCGTCCCGGACGTGCCGGTCAAACCCGGGTACACCCCGGCCCAGGCCGACGTACTGGACGCGTGCGCCGCGGAGGCGCTGCGGATGGCGGACACCGACGCCGCCGGCGCGCCCGTCCTGCTCGGCACCAACGGCGACTACGCGGCGGCCCGTTCCTTCTGGGAGGACAGCGCGGCCGGACACCGGCCCGCCGACCGGCGCATGCTGGACAGCCTGCCCGCCCGCCTCGCCCATCGGCTCGGCGAACGCCACGGCCTGGGCGGCAGCCGGCTTGCCTTCGTCAACGCCTGCGTCGCCTCCACCAACGCGATCGCGCACGGCGCGGCCCTCGTCGCGAGCGGCGCCGCGCACACCGTGGTCTGCGGCGGCGCCTACCTCGTCACCGAGGACGTGTTCGCCAAGTTCGACTCCGGCAAGGCCCTCAGCCGCCGCGACCGCGTCCGTCCCTTCGCCGCCGACCGCGACGGACTCCTCCAGGGCGACGGCGTGGCCGTACTCGTCCTGGAGGACGCCGCCCGCGCCCGCGCCCGAGGGGCCGAGGTGCAGGCCCGAGTCGCCGGATGGGGCATGGCGGCCGACGCCCACCACGTCATCCAGCCGCACCCGCAGGGCCTGGGCCTGGCCGCGGCGGCCGGGGCCGCGCTGCGCCGCGCCGGGATACCGCCCGAGAGCCTGGGATACGTCAACGCGCACGGCACCGGCACCCCCCTCAACGACGTCGCCGAGACGGCCGCCCTGCACCGCATCCTCGGACCGCACACCGGCTCCGTACCGGTCAGCTCCACCAAGAGCAGCACCGGCCACATGCTGGAGGCCACCGGCGCCGTCGAGGCCGTGATCACCCTGCTCGCCCTGCGCGACGGCGTACTGCCGCCCACCGCGGGCCTGACCGAGCCGGACCCGGCCTGCGACCTCGAACACATCCCGTCCGTGGCCCGCCCGTCCGAGGCCCGCTACGCGCTCTCCCTCAACGCGGCGTTCGGCGGGGTCAACGCCGCCCTCGTGCTGGAGCGCCCATGA